A stretch of the Oceanibaculum nanhaiense genome encodes the following:
- the prfB gene encoding peptide chain release factor 2 (programmed frameshift), whose protein sequence is MRAEIQAVADEIRDSLALLRRHLDWDRAVSRFDELNALTADPNLWNDSDKAQKLLRERTQLEKGIEGYRAIERELNDTLELIELGEMEGDQDVVTEAEKVLARLREIAAKKQLESLLSGEADSNDCYLEVHAGAGGTEAQDWALMLSRMYTRWAEQHDYKVEWLEESAGEEAGLKSATLKITGPNAYGWLKHESGVHRLVRISPFDSQARRHTSFSSVWVYPVVDDEIEVEYEEKDLRIDTYRASGAGGQHVNKTDSAIRITHIPTGIVVQCQSDRSQHKNRATAFSMLKARLYERELQLREEAAQAQEDAKTDIGWGHQIRSYVLQPYQMVKDLRTGVETGNSGAVLDGDIDRFLEASLASKLGDGAGQTA, encoded by the exons ATGCGCGCGGAAATTCAAGCGGTCGCCGACGAGATCAGAGACTCGTTGGCGCTGCTGAGGAGGCATCTT GACTGGGATCGTGCGGTTTCCCGGTTCGACGAGCTGAATGCCCTCACGGCCGATCCCAATTTGTGGAACGACAGCGACAAGGCGCAGAAGCTGCTGCGCGAGCGCACCCAGCTGGAAAAGGGCATCGAGGGCTATCGCGCCATCGAGCGCGAGCTGAACGATACGCTGGAACTGATCGAACTCGGCGAGATGGAGGGCGACCAGGATGTCGTCACCGAGGCCGAGAAGGTACTGGCTCGGCTGCGCGAGATCGCGGCCAAGAAGCAGCTGGAAAGCCTGCTGTCGGGCGAGGCGGACAGCAATGACTGCTATCTTGAAGTGCATGCCGGCGCTGGCGGCACCGAGGCGCAGGACTGGGCCTTGATGCTGTCGCGCATGTACACACGCTGGGCCGAGCAGCATGACTACAAGGTCGAATGGCTGGAAGAAAGCGCCGGCGAAGAAGCCGGGCTGAAATCGGCCACGCTGAAGATCACTGGCCCGAATGCCTATGGCTGGCTGAAGCATGAAAGCGGCGTGCACCGGCTGGTGCGCATCTCGCCGTTCGATTCGCAGGCCAGGCGCCACACCAGCTTTTCCTCGGTGTGGGTCTATCCCGTGGTCGATGACGAGATCGAGGTGGAATACGAGGAAAAGGACCTGCGCATCGACACCTACCGGGCCTCGGGGGCCGGCGGCCAGCACGTCAACAAGACCGACAGTGCCATCCGCATCACCCATATCCCGACCGGCATCGTGGTGCAGTGCCAGAGCGACCGCTCGCAGCACAAGAACCGCGCTACCGCCTTCTCGATGCTGAAGGCGCGTCTGTATGAGCGGGAATTGCAGCTGCGCGAGGAGGCGGCGCAGGCGCAGGAAGACGCCAAGACCGACATCGGCTGGGGGCACCAGATCCGCTCCTATGTGCTGCAGCCCTATCAGATGGTGAAGGACCTGCGCACCGGGGTTGAGACCGGCAATTCCGGCGCCGTGCTGGATGGCGATATCGACCGCTTCCTGGAAGCCTCGCTGGCCTCCAAGCTGGGCGACGGGGCCGGGCAGACCGCCTAG